The following are from one region of the Nostoc cf. commune SO-36 genome:
- a CDS encoding creatininase family protein, which produces MLLHLSTWQEVEAYLQQSKGIIFPIGSTEQHGPTGLIGTDAICAEAIAAGVGDATGAIVGPTINVGMALHHTAFPGSISLRPSTLIQVVRDYVTCLAKAGFSKFYFINGHGGNIATLKAAFSETYAHLEDLQIPNAQQVQCQVANWFMCGSVYKLAKELYGDQEGSHATPSEVALTQYVYPNAIKQAYLSPEVASGHRIYSAADFRVHYPDGRMGSNPALATPEHGKQFYDLAVKELSSGYLEFVNAG; this is translated from the coding sequence ATGTTACTGCATTTAAGTACTTGGCAAGAAGTCGAAGCTTATTTACAGCAGTCAAAGGGGATTATTTTCCCTATTGGTTCCACAGAACAACATGGGCCAACGGGGTTAATTGGCACTGATGCCATTTGTGCAGAAGCGATCGCAGCTGGTGTAGGTGATGCAACTGGTGCGATCGTTGGCCCTACAATCAATGTGGGCATGGCACTGCATCATACTGCCTTTCCTGGCTCAATCAGTCTACGTCCTAGCACTTTAATTCAAGTAGTGCGAGATTATGTAACTTGTTTAGCCAAAGCTGGTTTTAGCAAGTTCTACTTTATTAACGGACATGGTGGTAATATCGCCACCCTCAAAGCTGCTTTTTCCGAAACTTACGCGCATTTAGAAGATTTACAGATTCCCAATGCTCAACAGGTGCAATGTCAAGTGGCAAACTGGTTTATGTGCGGTTCTGTATATAAGCTAGCTAAAGAATTATATGGGGATCAAGAAGGTTCTCATGCAACGCCAAGTGAAGTAGCACTCACCCAGTATGTTTATCCAAATGCGATTAAGCAAGCATATCTTTCACCAGAAGTTGCAAGCGGACATCGGATTTATAGCGCTGCTGACTTTCGAGTGCATTATCCAGATGGACGTATGGGATCAAATCCGGCCTTAGCAACGCCTGAACATGGTAAGCAATTTTATGACTTGGCGGTGAAAGAACTTAGCAGTGGTTATTTGGAATTTGTGAACGCGGGATAA
- a CDS encoding serine/threonine-protein kinase, translated as MPEWGKILWIWGWTVVGGLLVWRIQHPLGLGLAGATALAVLFGANFFIFTQAGWFPVIPSALGLVFTAGSALAYSAYQTKQEQQEITQRVQEHQQLIVELQGLLRQRGNASNEAPTVIVDSIGQEITLGTLLNNRYKITQPLGSGGFSNTYLADDIQRPGNPQCVVKQLLPPHQDAEYLNVIRRLFNAEAEILEILGKHPQIPQLLAFFEENQQFSLVQEFVRGHAMDKELSSGMRLKQAEVVEMLKEVLNVLVFVHSYGVIHRDIKPSNLIRRESDQHIVLIDFGAVKQIQPQQQEAQTISIGTPSYAPSEQMSGLPKLNSDIYALGIMGIQGLTGINPREFRRDTNTGEIIIQIEADANQQIWQHWRELTDATNELVIILNRMVHFDFSQRYQSAVEVLKALESI; from the coding sequence TTGCCTGAGTGGGGTAAAATCCTTTGGATATGGGGATGGACTGTAGTTGGTGGGTTGCTGGTATGGCGAATTCAACATCCACTAGGCTTAGGATTAGCAGGAGCAACAGCACTTGCAGTATTATTTGGAGCCAATTTTTTCATTTTTACCCAAGCTGGATGGTTTCCAGTCATACCTTCGGCGTTGGGGTTAGTATTTACCGCCGGGAGTGCCCTTGCCTATAGTGCTTATCAAACCAAGCAAGAGCAACAAGAAATTACCCAACGGGTTCAAGAACACCAACAATTAATTGTGGAATTGCAAGGTCTTTTACGGCAGCGTGGCAACGCCTCAAATGAAGCGCCAACAGTAATTGTTGATTCCATCGGGCAAGAAATTACATTAGGCACACTACTAAACAACCGCTACAAAATTACTCAACCCTTGGGTTCTGGAGGATTTAGCAATACTTATTTGGCTGATGATATCCAGCGTCCTGGTAATCCGCAGTGTGTGGTTAAACAGTTGCTACCTCCCCACCAAGATGCAGAATATTTAAATGTTATCAGACGCTTATTCAACGCAGAAGCAGAAATTTTAGAAATTTTGGGTAAGCACCCGCAAATTCCCCAACTGCTAGCTTTTTTTGAAGAAAATCAGCAATTTTCTTTAGTCCAAGAATTTGTTCGAGGGCACGCTATGGATAAAGAGTTATCCTCTGGGATGCGACTAAAACAAGCTGAAGTTGTGGAAATGCTCAAAGAAGTTTTAAACGTACTTGTTTTTGTTCATAGCTATGGTGTAATCCATCGAGATATCAAACCTAGTAACTTGATTAGGCGAGAATCAGATCAACACATTGTTTTAATTGACTTTGGTGCTGTCAAGCAGATTCAACCTCAGCAGCAAGAAGCTCAGACAATTTCAATTGGCACTCCTAGTTATGCACCTTCTGAACAAATGAGCGGCTTGCCAAAACTCAACAGCGATATTTATGCGTTGGGAATTATGGGAATACAAGGTTTAACTGGAATAAATCCTAGAGAATTTCGCAGAGATACAAATACCGGTGAAATAATTATTCAAATTGAAGCTGATGCCAATCAACAGATTTGGCAACATTGGCGCGAACTAACTGATGCTACGAACGAGTTAGTTATTATTTTAAATAGAATGGTACATTTCGACTTTAGTCAACGATATCAGTCAGCAGTAGAGGTACTCAAAGCTCTCGAAAGTATCTAA
- a CDS encoding FHA domain-containing protein, giving the protein MKVKVSYSPNLSEVNEVDLTIETPKRGEWLIGRSPDSDLLLDSPDISRVHAKFFMKGGNYYFCDLGSRNGSIFNGKQAEKDRPYSLSDGDVIRIADYVLILEAVVPVYEQPETVFRIIDPSLFSRPRSPENISAANVATPPPQVINEVPQPVSQEVATPELNVVSLETSEVLEVVSAQTNDVIPVVEIIAPENIIESPEAASEVPHNVRDEIVDLRTLVVPEVSADGEEVEVPEINEALEVSLSQPNEAVAVPENIIETPEEESLILQAANDELANLEAALAAESTFVQRRDTSAIPEATYNENAELEAALEAEVTFVQPRDIFGEVPAQSAIPKATDAENAFEAALAAEVTFVQPRDIFHQVSEEESAVPEATHDETVLDTLVVEGISTDIEELVNEVPEYADIQPQKTLNQLLEESQVTNDVSDEAVDLDTPVVEGSSTNVEELVNEVSEYADIQPQKTLNQLLEESQVTHDVSDEAIDLNTPITAEDTANVDEVELSYTADNTVNEVPEASTAPDDNFPEVFSNQYIDLTNTNTEKISVDVNDVSTQESEVSGLVDIQSWKIIESGSSESVSQTIEDVSEVEVTQPDETPEDINVSEPPQMVIERNIVLIAHESKKSELAEFVSQHQEFFSQSFTITWPSISEVLHQQAGITISQQTPAPTSGGYQTIASLVGAGEILAVIFLRDLLQPQTGHANEEALLRLCTINQVLLATNLPTAEAIVHYLKQI; this is encoded by the coding sequence ATGAAAGTAAAAGTTAGCTACTCACCAAATCTAAGTGAAGTCAATGAGGTTGACCTTACCATAGAAACTCCCAAGAGAGGAGAATGGCTAATAGGCCGTTCTCCTGATTCTGATTTACTCCTAGACAGCCCTGATATCAGTCGGGTACATGCTAAGTTTTTTATGAAAGGTGGAAATTACTACTTTTGTGACCTTGGCAGTAGAAATGGGTCAATATTTAACGGGAAACAAGCTGAAAAAGATCGACCATATTCTTTGAGCGATGGAGATGTTATTCGGATTGCAGATTATGTTTTGATTTTGGAAGCAGTTGTTCCCGTTTATGAGCAACCAGAGACAGTCTTTAGAATTATAGATCCTTCACTGTTTTCTCGGCCGCGATCGCCTGAAAATATCAGTGCCGCCAACGTTGCGACTCCACCCCCACAGGTAATCAACGAAGTTCCACAGCCAGTTAGCCAAGAAGTAGCAACACCTGAACTTAATGTTGTTTCCTTGGAAACCAGCGAAGTCTTAGAAGTTGTTTCTGCCCAAACTAATGATGTCATCCCGGTTGTTGAGATAATTGCCCCTGAAAACATAATTGAGTCACCAGAAGCAGCCAGCGAAGTTCCACACAATGTTCGTGATGAAATTGTGGATTTGCGTACATTGGTTGTACCAGAAGTCAGCGCAGATGGTGAGGAAGTAGAAGTTCCAGAAATCAACGAAGCTTTAGAAGTTTCTTTAAGTCAACCAAATGAAGCAGTAGCTGTACCTGAAAACATCATAGAAACTCCTGAAGAGGAAAGTCTTATTCTACAAGCAGCTAATGATGAGCTTGCAAACTTGGAAGCAGCACTGGCAGCAGAATCTACTTTTGTACAACGGCGTGATACAAGTGCTATTCCCGAAGCTACCTACAATGAAAATGCAGAGTTAGAGGCAGCACTGGAAGCAGAAGTTACCTTCGTACAGCCTCGTGATATTTTCGGCGAAGTTCCTGCACAGAGTGCCATTCCCAAAGCTACTGATGCTGAGAATGCATTTGAGGCGGCGCTAGCAGCAGAAGTTACCTTCGTACAGCCTCGTGATATTTTCCACCAAGTATCTGAGGAGGAAAGCGCTGTTCCAGAAGCTACTCATGATGAAACGGTATTGGATACGCTAGTCGTAGAAGGAATTAGTACAGATATTGAGGAGTTGGTCAATGAAGTTCCTGAATACGCCGATATTCAGCCGCAAAAAACATTGAACCAATTATTAGAGGAGAGTCAAGTTACCAACGATGTTAGCGATGAAGCGGTAGATTTAGATACGCCAGTCGTAGAAGGAAGTAGTACAAATGTTGAGGAGTTGGTCAATGAAGTTTCTGAATACGCGGATATTCAGCCGCAAAAAACATTGAACCAATTATTAGAGGAGAGTCAAGTTACCCACGATGTTAGCGATGAAGCAATAGATTTAAATACGCCAATTACAGCAGAAGACACCGCAAATGTAGACGAAGTAGAACTTAGTTACACTGCTGATAATACAGTTAATGAAGTTCCTGAAGCATCTACTGCACCTGATGATAATTTCCCGGAAGTTTTCAGCAATCAATACATTGATTTGACTAATACAAATACTGAAAAAATCAGTGTAGATGTTAATGATGTTTCTACACAAGAAAGTGAAGTTTCTGGGTTAGTTGATATTCAATCTTGGAAAATAATAGAAAGTGGATCTTCTGAGAGCGTCAGTCAAACTATTGAAGATGTTTCTGAAGTAGAAGTAACTCAACCTGATGAAACTCCAGAAGATATAAATGTCAGTGAACCTCCGCAAATGGTCATTGAAAGGAATATAGTACTCATCGCTCATGAAAGCAAGAAATCGGAACTTGCTGAATTTGTATCTCAGCATCAGGAGTTTTTCTCGCAGAGCTTTACAATTACGTGGCCATCTATTAGCGAAGTCTTGCATCAGCAAGCGGGGATAACTATTAGTCAACAAACACCCGCACCAACTTCTGGAGGATATCAAACAATTGCTTCATTGGTAGGAGCAGGAGAAATTTTAGCAGTTATTTTTCTGAGAGATTTGCTGCAACCTCAGACGGGTCACGCAAATGAAGAAGCACTGCTGAGATTATGCACTATTAATCAAGTTTTACTAGCAACTAATTTGCCAACAGCAGAGGCGATCGTGCATTATCTTAAACAGATATAA
- a CDS encoding DUF6760 family protein → MSPLQYSVFSGARTSGGVVSYPSDTLYEEVAFIAYHFHWSQDDILNLEHTTRQRWVAEINKINQKLI, encoded by the coding sequence ATGTCCCCACTGCAATACTCAGTTTTCAGTGGAGCTAGAACTAGCGGGGGAGTCGTAAGCTACCCCTCTGATACTTTATATGAGGAGGTAGCTTTTATTGCTTATCATTTCCACTGGTCACAAGATGATATTTTAAATTTAGAACATACTACCCGTCAGCGCTGGGTGGCAGAAATCAATAAAATTAACCAAAAATTAATATGA
- a CDS encoding phage tail assembly protein, with the protein MPRKKDTLCTEFAFTLPRGLSDNEHRIHRHGVMRLATAKDEILVQQERKVQENPAYGVLVMLARVITRLGSFNSVSPDLLEGLLLHDIAYLREFYNRINQQGNVHIPTQCPHCNTQFSVELELAGES; encoded by the coding sequence ATGCCCCGTAAGAAAGATACTCTCTGCACAGAATTTGCCTTCACTCTTCCTAGAGGATTGAGTGATAATGAACACCGAATACATCGTCATGGGGTGATGCGTTTAGCCACCGCCAAAGATGAAATTTTGGTGCAACAAGAGCGCAAAGTTCAGGAAAATCCTGCTTATGGTGTTTTGGTTATGCTTGCACGGGTAATTACTCGCTTGGGCAGTTTCAACTCTGTTAGTCCTGATTTACTCGAAGGACTCCTCTTACATGACATTGCCTATCTCCGAGAATTTTACAATCGAATCAATCAGCAAGGTAATGTACACATTCCGACACAATGTCCCCACTGCAATACTCAGTTTTCAGTGGAGCTAGAACTAGCGGGGGAGTCGTAA